In the Sphingomonas sp. LM7 genome, one interval contains:
- the gltB gene encoding glutamate synthase large subunit, which produces MINETERTRLAREGMYRPEFEGDACGVGMVAATDGQPSRRVVQSAIDALKAVWHRGAVDADGKTGDGAGLHVDLPVRFFDDAIAAGGHRVMPNRLAVGMIFLPRTDLGAQEACRTIVESEIIEAGYTIYGWRQVPVDVRVIGMKAQATRPEIEQIMIAGPMPDAVDAAEFEKNLYLIRRRIEKQVIAAQISGFYICSLSTRSIIYKGLFLAESLSEFYPDLKDERFTSRVAIFHQRYSTNTFPQWWLAQPFRCLAHNGEINTIRGNKNWMLSHEIKMASIAFGEQSEDIKPVIPAGASDTAALDAVFEAICRSGRDAPTAKLMLVPEAWDDDTPESHLAMYKYLASVMEPWDGPAALAMTDGRWAVAGVDRNALRPLRYTQTSDGLLIVGSETGMVQIPESSVVAKGRMGPGQMIAVDLDNGVLFDDAAIKDRIAGEANYAAMIGEFITVDDLPSAEADGPYDRTELTRRQVAAGQTLEDMELILAPMVETAKEAIGSMGDDTPLAVISDKPRLISQFFRQNFSQVTNPPIDSLRERQVMTLRTRFGNLANILDAEGTPGRVLVLESPVLTNADWHRLRAHFGAQSAEIDCTFEAKGGPDALRAAIARIRYEAEQAVRAGCTELFLTDEHLGADKVAIAGVLAAAAVHTHLVRRGLRSYASVNVRSAECLDTHYYAVLIGVGATTVNAYLSEASIADRQARGLFGDIGLADCLKRHRKAIDEGLLKILSKMGIAVISSYRGGYNFEAVGLSRALVNDLFPGMPAKISGEGYASLHLSAMMRHEAAFDRAVAALPIGGFYRQRHGGETHAYSAQLMHLLQTAVSTDSYSSYLQFARGVRDMPPVYLRDLLEFNFPNEGVPIDQVEAITEIRKRFVTPGMSLGALSPEAHETLAIAMNRIGAKAVSGEGGEDKLRYTPYENGDNANSVIKQIASGRFGVTAEYLNACDEIEIKVAQGAKPGEGGQLPGFKVTEFIAKLRHATPGVTLISPPPHHDIYSIEDLAQLIYDLKMINPRARVCVKLVSSAGIGTVAAGVAKAHADVILVAGHVGGTGASPQTSVKYAGTPWEMGLTEVNQTLTLNGLRGRVTLRTDGGLKTGRDIVIAAILGAEEFGIGTLSLVAMGCIMVRQCHSNTCPVGVCTQDEKLRQKFVGTPEKVINLMTFIAEEVREILAKLGVSSLDEIIGRTELLRQVSRGAEHLDDLDLNPILAKVDADDANRRFSLSTFRNEVPDSLDAQMIRDAAAVFSRGEKMQLTYSVRNTHRAVGTRLSSEVTRKFGMSTLADNHVQVRLRGSAGQSLGAFLCKGITLEVFGDANDYVGKGLSGGVIAVRPMVSSPLASQDNTIIGNTVLYGATSGRLFAAGQAGERFAVRNSGAEVVVEGCGANGCEYMTGGTAVVLGKVGMNFGAGMTGGMAFIYDPEAGFESRANPESIVWQRLSSAHWETKLRGLVQAHADATDSKWSQGILEDWDRAISHFWQVVPKEMLTRLPRPLSDEVELVAAE; this is translated from the coding sequence ATGATCAACGAGACCGAACGCACCCGCCTTGCCCGCGAGGGCATGTATCGCCCCGAATTCGAAGGCGACGCCTGTGGCGTGGGCATGGTCGCGGCGACCGACGGCCAGCCGTCGCGCCGCGTCGTCCAGTCGGCGATCGATGCGCTGAAGGCTGTGTGGCACCGTGGCGCGGTCGATGCCGACGGCAAGACCGGCGATGGCGCGGGGCTCCACGTCGACTTGCCGGTGCGCTTCTTCGACGACGCGATCGCCGCGGGCGGCCACCGGGTGATGCCGAATCGCCTGGCAGTGGGGATGATCTTCCTGCCGCGCACCGATCTTGGCGCGCAGGAAGCGTGCCGGACGATCGTCGAATCGGAGATCATCGAGGCCGGCTACACCATCTATGGCTGGCGCCAGGTGCCGGTCGACGTCCGCGTGATCGGGATGAAGGCGCAGGCGACGCGCCCCGAGATCGAGCAGATCATGATCGCCGGGCCGATGCCCGACGCGGTTGACGCCGCCGAATTCGAGAAGAACCTTTACCTGATCCGCCGCCGTATCGAGAAACAGGTGATCGCCGCGCAGATCAGCGGCTTCTATATCTGCTCGCTGTCGACGCGCTCGATCATCTACAAGGGGCTGTTCCTCGCCGAATCGCTGTCCGAATTCTATCCCGATCTCAAGGACGAGCGCTTCACCAGCCGAGTGGCGATCTTCCACCAGCGCTATTCGACGAACACCTTCCCGCAATGGTGGCTGGCGCAGCCGTTCCGCTGCCTGGCGCACAACGGCGAGATCAACACGATCCGCGGCAACAAGAACTGGATGCTCAGCCACGAGATCAAGATGGCGAGCATCGCGTTCGGCGAGCAATCGGAGGACATCAAGCCGGTGATCCCGGCGGGCGCTTCCGACACCGCCGCGCTGGACGCGGTGTTCGAGGCGATCTGCCGCTCCGGCCGCGACGCGCCCACTGCCAAGCTGATGCTGGTGCCCGAGGCGTGGGACGACGACACTCCCGAATCGCACCTCGCAATGTACAAATATCTCGCCAGCGTGATGGAGCCGTGGGATGGCCCCGCGGCGCTGGCGATGACCGATGGCCGCTGGGCAGTGGCGGGCGTCGATCGCAATGCACTGCGTCCGCTTCGCTACACCCAGACGTCCGACGGCCTGCTGATCGTCGGCTCCGAAACCGGCATGGTCCAGATCCCCGAATCGAGCGTCGTCGCCAAGGGCCGGATGGGCCCCGGGCAGATGATCGCTGTCGATCTCGACAATGGCGTGCTGTTCGACGACGCCGCGATCAAGGACCGCATCGCCGGCGAGGCCAATTACGCCGCGATGATCGGCGAGTTCATTACCGTCGATGACCTGCCCTCCGCCGAAGCCGATGGCCCGTATGACCGCACCGAGCTGACTCGCCGCCAGGTTGCCGCGGGGCAGACGCTGGAGGACATGGAGCTGATTCTCGCGCCGATGGTCGAAACCGCCAAGGAAGCGATCGGATCGATGGGCGACGACACGCCGCTTGCGGTGATCTCGGACAAGCCGCGGCTGATCAGCCAGTTCTTCCGCCAGAATTTCAGCCAGGTCACCAACCCGCCGATCGATTCGCTGCGCGAGCGCCAGGTGATGACGCTGCGCACGCGCTTCGGGAACCTCGCCAACATCCTCGATGCCGAAGGCACGCCCGGACGCGTGCTGGTGCTCGAGAGCCCGGTGCTGACCAATGCCGACTGGCATCGCCTGCGCGCGCATTTCGGCGCGCAGTCGGCCGAGATCGATTGCACGTTTGAAGCCAAGGGCGGTCCGGACGCACTGCGCGCGGCAATCGCGCGCATCCGCTACGAAGCCGAACAGGCGGTTCGCGCCGGCTGCACCGAATTGTTCCTCACCGACGAGCATCTTGGCGCCGACAAGGTCGCGATCGCGGGCGTGCTCGCGGCTGCGGCAGTCCACACCCATCTCGTCCGCCGCGGCCTGCGCTCCTATGCGTCGGTCAACGTCCGGTCGGCCGAGTGCCTCGACACGCATTATTATGCCGTGCTGATCGGCGTCGGCGCGACGACAGTGAACGCCTATCTCTCCGAAGCGTCGATCGCCGACCGTCAGGCCCGCGGCCTGTTTGGCGACATCGGCCTCGCCGATTGTCTCAAGCGCCATCGCAAGGCGATCGACGAGGGCCTGCTCAAGATCCTGTCGAAGATGGGTATCGCGGTGATCTCGTCCTACCGCGGCGGCTATAATTTCGAAGCGGTCGGATTGAGCCGCGCGCTGGTGAACGACCTGTTCCCCGGCATGCCCGCCAAGATTTCGGGCGAAGGCTATGCCTCGCTCCATTTGAGCGCGATGATGCGCCACGAAGCCGCGTTTGACCGCGCCGTTGCGGCACTTCCGATCGGCGGCTTCTATCGCCAGCGCCATGGCGGCGAGACCCATGCCTATTCCGCGCAACTGATGCACCTGCTGCAGACGGCGGTCTCGACCGACAGCTATTCGAGCTATCTGCAGTTTGCGCGCGGCGTGCGCGACATGCCGCCGGTCTATCTGCGCGATCTGCTGGAATTCAACTTCCCCAACGAAGGCGTGCCGATCGATCAGGTCGAAGCGATCACCGAGATCCGCAAGCGCTTCGTCACCCCCGGCATGTCGCTCGGCGCGCTCTCTCCCGAGGCGCACGAGACGCTGGCGATCGCGATGAACCGCATCGGCGCCAAGGCGGTGTCGGGCGAGGGCGGCGAGGACAAGCTGCGCTACACGCCGTATGAGAATGGCGACAACGCCAATTCGGTGATCAAGCAGATCGCCTCGGGCCGCTTCGGCGTGACCGCGGAATATCTCAACGCCTGCGACGAGATCGAGATCAAGGTCGCGCAGGGCGCCAAGCCCGGCGAGGGTGGCCAGCTGCCCGGCTTCAAGGTGACCGAGTTCATCGCGAAGCTGCGTCATGCGACGCCTGGCGTGACGCTGATCAGCCCGCCGCCGCACCACGACATCTATTCGATCGAGGACCTCGCGCAGCTCATCTATGACTTGAAGATGATCAATCCGCGCGCGCGGGTGTGCGTCAAGCTGGTCAGCTCGGCGGGCATCGGCACCGTCGCTGCGGGCGTCGCCAAGGCGCATGCCGACGTGATCCTCGTCGCCGGCCATGTCGGCGGCACCGGGGCCTCGCCCCAGACCTCGGTCAAATATGCCGGCACGCCGTGGGAAATGGGGCTGACCGAAGTCAACCAGACGCTCACCCTCAACGGCCTGCGCGGTCGCGTGACTTTGCGCACCGACGGGGGGCTCAAGACAGGCCGCGACATCGTCATAGCCGCGATCCTCGGCGCCGAGGAATTCGGCATCGGCACGCTGAGCCTGGTGGCGATGGGCTGCATCATGGTCCGCCAATGCCATTCGAACACCTGCCCCGTCGGCGTGTGCACGCAGGACGAGAAGCTGCGGCAGAAGTTCGTCGGCACCCCCGAAAAGGTCATCAACCTGATGACCTTCATCGCCGAAGAAGTGCGCGAAATCCTGGCGAAGCTCGGCGTCTCCAGCCTCGACGAGATCATCGGACGCACCGAGCTGCTCCGCCAGGTCAGCCGCGGCGCCGAGCATCTCGACGATCTCGACTTGAACCCGATCCTCGCCAAGGTCGATGCCGACGACGCCAACCGCCGCTTCAGCCTGTCGACCTTCCGCAACGAGGTTCCCGACAGCCTCGACGCGCAGATGATCCGCGACGCAGCGGCGGTGTTCTCGCGCGGCGAGAAGATGCAGCTGACCTATTCGGTGCGGAATACGCACCGCGCGGTCGGCACCCGACTGTCATCCGAGGTTACCCGGAAGTTCGGCATGTCGACGCTCGCCGACAACCATGTCCAGGTGCGGCTGCGCGGCAGCGCCGGTCAGTCGCTCGGCGCGTTCCTGTGCAAGGGCATCACGTTGGAAGTGTTCGGCGATGCCAACGACTATGTCGGCAAGGGCCTGTCGGGCGGCGTGATCGCGGTGCGGCCGATGGTCAGTTCGCCGCTCGCCAGCCAGGACAATACGATCATCGGAAACACCGTGCTGTACGGCGCGACTTCGGGCCGGCTGTTCGCTGCCGGGCAGGCCGGCGAGCGATTCGCCGTGCGCAATTCTGGCGCCGAAGTGGTGGTCGAGGGCTGCGGCGCGAATGGCTGCGAATATATGACCGGCGGCACGGCGGTGGTGCTCGGCAAGGTCGGCATGAACTTCGGTGCCGGCATGACCGGCGGCATGGCGTTCATCTACGATCCCGAAGCCGGCTTCGAGAGCCGCGCCAATCCCGAAAGCATCGTGTGGCAGCGTTTGTCCTCGGCGCATTGGGAGACCAAGCTGCGCGGGCTGGTCCAGGCGCATGCCGACGCGACCGACAGCAAATGGTCGCAGGGCATCCTCGAGGATTGGGACCGCGCGATCAGCCATTTCTGGCAAGTCGTACCCAAGGAGATGCTGACTCGCCTGCCCCGACCGCTGAGCGACGAAGTCGAGCTGGTCGCGGCGGAGTAA
- a CDS encoding DUF2059 domain-containing protein encodes MKRLLAALALVTASPALAHADAIGQASVAASGAEALIAELMGDDAMITLGGKAFDNGLEQELAADPKLKRAYDANPGLKDHVAAGVRGAFLKILVRELPALRRELGAIVTTDMTSTEIADTLTFFRSPVGQKLKTQVYASMADKPSQNQEQMQQAAMAAVMSSLTAEDYPALLAFGASGAAQKMQSMNPKIAAASQAWSARLIDDHGTSLRALAVKMTADFLAGKK; translated from the coding sequence ATGAAGCGCCTGCTCGCCGCCCTTGCCCTCGTCACCGCGTCGCCCGCGCTCGCGCATGCCGATGCGATCGGCCAGGCGTCCGTCGCTGCGTCCGGTGCCGAGGCATTGATCGCGGAGCTGATGGGCGACGATGCGATGATCACGCTGGGCGGCAAGGCGTTCGACAACGGGCTCGAGCAGGAGCTTGCCGCCGATCCGAAGCTCAAGCGCGCCTATGACGCCAATCCCGGGCTGAAGGACCATGTCGCCGCCGGCGTCCGCGGCGCGTTCCTCAAGATCCTGGTCCGCGAGCTGCCCGCGCTGCGCCGCGAGCTTGGCGCCATCGTCACCACCGACATGACGTCTACCGAGATCGCCGACACGCTTACTTTCTTCCGCAGCCCGGTCGGCCAGAAGCTCAAGACGCAAGTCTATGCGTCGATGGCCGACAAGCCGAGTCAGAACCAGGAACAGATGCAGCAGGCCGCGATGGCGGCGGTGATGTCGAGCCTGACTGCGGAGGATTATCCCGCGCTGCTCGCATTCGGCGCGAGCGGCGCCGCGCAGAAGATGCAGAGTATGAATCCAAAGATCGCCGCTGCGAGCCAAGCCTGGTCGGCCAGGCTGATCGACGATCACGGCACGTCGCTGCGCGCACTTGCGGTCAAGATGACGGCCGATTTCCTCGCGGGGAAGAAATGA
- a CDS encoding NAD(P)-dependent oxidoreductase — protein MADDAMLKFVARGQQYPAKREPELRAEDFREIAERYAVPDAEAQAGRCSQCGVPYCSVHCPLHNHIPDWLRLTAEGRLREAYELSNSTSTMPEICGRICPQDRLCEGNCVIEFSGHGAVTIGSVEKFITDKAWEEGWVEPVRVGPARGQSVGIIGAGPAGLSAAEYLREMGYDVHVYDRHDRAGGLLTYGIPGFKLEKEVVMRRVERLAEAGIVFHASFEVGRDATLDELRARHDTLLIATGVYKTRGIKAPGVGAAGIVEALAYLTASNRKSFGDSVPAFDDGSLNAEGKNVVVIGGGDTAMDCVRTAIRQGAASVKCLYRRDRANMPGSQREVANAEEEGVEFVWLSAPEAFDGIDTVTGVRASKMRLGAPDASGRRAPEVDPGGAFQLPADLVIKALGFEAEDLPKLFGAAELGVTRWGTLRTDGKSMMTSVDGVFAAGDIVRGASLVVWAIRDGRDVAAHMHAWMRARADTARAA, from the coding sequence ATGGCAGACGATGCAATGCTCAAATTCGTGGCGCGCGGGCAGCAATATCCCGCCAAGCGCGAGCCCGAACTCCGCGCGGAGGACTTTCGCGAGATCGCGGAACGCTATGCCGTGCCCGATGCGGAAGCGCAGGCCGGGCGCTGTTCGCAGTGCGGCGTGCCCTATTGCTCGGTTCACTGTCCGCTGCACAACCATATCCCCGACTGGCTTCGCCTGACTGCCGAGGGCCGGCTGCGCGAAGCCTATGAGCTGTCGAACAGCACCTCGACCATGCCTGAGATCTGTGGCCGTATCTGCCCGCAGGACCGGCTGTGCGAAGGCAATTGCGTGATCGAATTCTCCGGCCATGGCGCGGTTACGATCGGATCGGTCGAGAAGTTCATCACCGACAAGGCCTGGGAAGAAGGCTGGGTCGAGCCGGTTCGCGTCGGGCCGGCGCGCGGCCAGTCGGTGGGGATCATCGGTGCAGGGCCTGCGGGTCTCAGCGCCGCCGAGTATCTCCGCGAGATGGGTTATGACGTCCATGTCTATGACCGGCACGATCGCGCCGGCGGGCTGCTGACCTATGGCATCCCTGGCTTCAAGCTCGAGAAGGAAGTGGTGATGCGCCGCGTCGAACGGCTCGCGGAGGCGGGGATCGTCTTCCACGCCAGCTTCGAAGTCGGCCGCGATGCGACGCTGGACGAACTGCGCGCCAGGCACGACACCCTGCTGATCGCCACCGGCGTCTACAAGACCCGCGGGATCAAGGCGCCGGGCGTTGGCGCCGCGGGCATCGTCGAGGCGCTCGCCTATCTGACGGCGTCGAACCGCAAGAGCTTTGGCGATTCCGTCCCCGCGTTCGACGACGGCAGCCTCAATGCCGAGGGCAAGAATGTCGTGGTGATCGGCGGCGGCGATACCGCAATGGACTGCGTGCGCACCGCGATCCGCCAAGGCGCGGCGTCGGTGAAGTGCCTTTATCGCCGCGATCGCGCCAACATGCCCGGCTCGCAGCGCGAAGTCGCCAATGCCGAAGAAGAAGGCGTCGAGTTCGTGTGGCTTTCCGCCCCCGAAGCATTTGACGGTATCGACACGGTGACGGGGGTGCGCGCGTCGAAGATGCGACTCGGCGCGCCCGACGCCTCGGGCCGGCGCGCGCCCGAAGTCGATCCGGGTGGAGCCTTCCAGCTGCCGGCGGACCTGGTGATCAAGGCGTTGGGCTTCGAGGCCGAGGACCTGCCCAAGCTGTTCGGCGCGGCCGAGCTCGGCGTCACGCGCTGGGGCACGCTGCGCACCGACGGCAAGTCGATGATGACCAGCGTCGATGGCGTGTTCGCGGCGGGCGACATCGTCCGCGGCGCCAGCCTGGTGGTCTGGGCGATCCGCGACGGCCGCGATGTCGCGGCGCACATGCATGCGTGGATGCGTGCCCGCGCCGACACCGCGCGCGCTGCGTAA
- a CDS encoding undecaprenyl-diphosphate phosphatase, protein MTEFLVAILLGIVEGVTEFLPVSSTGHLILASELMGYDAAQWAVFNIAIQPGAILAIVVLYWRTFLAVFKGLLRWEASSVAFVRNLLIAFVPAVVLGLAFGDQIDALLENAMVVAWALIVGGVAILVVERFAKTENVLGISGVSTMQSVKIGLVQCIAMIPGVSRSGATIMGAMALGIDRRTAADFSFFLALPTLTGATVLQLYKHRDAITSDSLGLIAVGFVVAFVVALAVVKAFLAVVTKHGFAPFAWYRIIAGIAAVVWLSAR, encoded by the coding sequence ATGACCGAATTTCTCGTCGCGATCCTGCTCGGCATCGTCGAGGGCGTCACCGAATTCCTGCCGGTCTCCTCGACCGGGCATCTGATCCTTGCCAGCGAGCTGATGGGCTATGACGCGGCGCAATGGGCGGTGTTCAACATCGCGATCCAGCCCGGCGCGATCCTCGCGATCGTCGTGCTCTATTGGCGTACGTTCCTCGCGGTGTTCAAAGGGTTGTTGCGCTGGGAAGCATCGTCGGTGGCGTTCGTCCGCAACCTGCTGATCGCCTTCGTGCCGGCCGTGGTGCTCGGGCTCGCATTCGGCGACCAGATCGACGCGCTGCTGGAGAATGCCATGGTCGTCGCCTGGGCGCTGATCGTCGGCGGCGTGGCGATCCTCGTCGTCGAGCGATTCGCGAAGACCGAGAATGTGCTCGGCATTTCGGGTGTATCGACGATGCAGTCGGTCAAGATCGGGCTGGTCCAGTGCATCGCGATGATCCCCGGGGTGAGCCGTTCGGGCGCGACGATCATGGGCGCGATGGCACTCGGCATCGATCGGCGCACTGCCGCCGATTTCAGCTTCTTCCTCGCGCTGCCGACGCTGACCGGCGCGACCGTGCTACAGCTCTACAAGCATCGCGATGCGATCACATCGGACAGCCTCGGGCTAATCGCAGTGGGGTTCGTAGTCGCCTTCGTGGTTGCACTGGCGGTGGTAAAGGCGTTTCTTGCGGTCGTCACTAAGCATGGTTTCGCACCATTTGCGTGGTATCGAATCATCGCCGGGATTGCTGCGGTGGTTTGGCTCAGCGCCCGCTAA